The DNA sequence CTCGGTGATGTGGTTCAGGTGAGAATCGTGAGTCAAATGCGTTTTGCAAAGTGAAATGGAAAGGTGGAGCAACTATTACGATTGTCGATTAAATTTCGGGAAGTGTTCTGAATTTTCGTGATGGTTGCTCCAAAAAGGTCGTTCCAATTTGCCAAAATTCACTACTTTTAAGAACAACGCTAGAGTGAAGCTGGATCTCGTCGAGGCTTCTTCCGAGCAATGTTGGCTTGGATCAAGATGGCGCATTGGTTCGAATTAGGATATAAGCAGATGCAGTGTTGCGGAACAAGCAAATTTAGTGTTTTTGTATGCTCCGTCATAGTTTGCTATATATACTTCCTGAATTACTCACAAGTTGTTAAATTACTATTACAATGGTAGATCCATGGGTTCGATTGGAGCGGCTATGATAACTCTTGAATAATCTTTCTGATTTGTCTAGGTATTGAGTCAGTTGCGGTTGTCTTCTCATAGGTCTGCTCCCAGCCTCGTAACACCAAGTTTTTTTTATCGGGTTTGCAGACTTATTCTTTTTAGCCATGACTCGTCCAAATGGTTGCATTGTTCCAGAATGACACCCAATCGTCTAAATAACCTCCTATTTTTGAAAAGTTACCAAAATAATTGCCTCATAGATTTGATAGCAACCATAAGCTATTCAATTATAATTGTTTTGATATGATCTGTAATTAGTGATTAGCATAATCACTATTAAGGGTTTAATTCTTGGGTTTATTAGGCTTATTCCTATTTTAGTGGAGTTTTTTATAATTGCTAGCTGGCTTGAGGAGTCATGACTTGTATAAGAGCACTAACTCTCATTATTGTAATCAGATCAGAATTTacacaaaaagaaatataaacaaaagCAATTCAAGAGCTCTGCTCTTTCTCTTCCTTCCTTCCCTCTTCATCTCTATCCTCAGTATTACTTGTAGGTTGATTAAGGGCTTAGAGTTTTGGATCATATCATGTTTCACCACTAGAAATTAAACAGTTAATCTAATCGGAGTAGATAATAAGAGTAAGAACAACTCCCCTCTTTGTATTTGTTTGCAAAAACCAAGCCTCACTGTTGACTAATCAAGATCCTAAAAAGGGTATATATTAGCATGATAAGTGACATTCTTGGCATCTGAGAAATCAGATCATCCTTGTCCCCTTCAAACGAAATTAGAGTCTTGAGTTCTTCAATCTTAATTGAAGTGGTTGTGACTACCGTCATGGTGCTAATTGTTCatgaaaacataagaatttatcTCTCAATGAAAATACTAATTGTTGAAACCAAATTCACGCATGACCGTTGATATACGAATAGTTGCAGAATTCCATGAACGCCCGTGAATGAGAGGATTGCTTCTGCATGTGATTGAATCTGGGAATGATCCCCTACATATCTCTTGGTCAAAGAGGAAGAGTCAAATCACATGTACTTCCATTTATGAGCATGCAGGGATGCGTTGAATAAGATGTGTGATATGCCAGGGTTAGATACTTAgaacctcttctctttgagCCCTAGAGGGGTGTATTTATAATGTCCAATGCAAATCCTTATAAGGATAGAGATCCGTATTAAAAGTTAGGAGAATCCTAATAGGAAATTTGGGAAGAGATCATTTCCTATTAGGTTAATGATTGTTTAAAGCACACACTAATTCCCACCATAATAGGAATTCTCAAGATTATGTCCTAATCAAAATATGATTAGAGATGTGTTTTTATGGTCAAGTAAGGTTTGGTCTTTGTGTTTTCCCTATCTTGGTCCGGTGGTCTGAAAGTTATGGTCCCACAATGCTAGTGGAGTGTGCTAAGATCACTAGTATCAAATTGGACTTAATATAGAACATGTGCCTCATAAAGAAAATTAGGGTGGTTGGAATTCCACGTCAACCAAATCATATAACGGAGTGGCAGAGCTATAAAAGTTTCAAACCTCAGGGATCGTACGTAGAGGTTGCTTTGAAGGCAAACTTTGAGGTTGTAGCTAAAGAGCTAAAGGTTTTGCTAAAGAGCAAATGAGTTTGTATTGAAAAGTAGTTGGGTTGATTGAAGAATCACTCAAGGTTTAATATAATCGTAGAgattgaatttgatgtaaatcTTGAGCTTGAAGGCATCTAGCTCCATTTATTGGCAGTGGGGAAGAAGGAACCTCGATCTTATCGATGATCTAAAGTAGGGATAGATCGGTCATTTAGCACTTAAATTAATTGCAATTCCTGGTTAGTGGGTATTGGAACCAAATTCGCGCCCCGGCTGCATATGGTGGAGGCACAAATTTGAGTGACCTATAAAACAACAAACAACAGTGAGCAAGCCTGAGATCCGAGGAGGGGGTGGGGGTGTTGTGTGTGCGCGCGTGCCGGCTAAAGGCTTTTCGATGGTTAAGTTAGTAAGCAAGTATAAGACTCAAGAAGAGAATTAGAATGCGATGACTGTGCCATCAAAGACCCCCCAAAAGGCATATTTATACTAGTCAGGAGAGAGACcttttaggatagaatccttGTGTTAAGCTAAGAGAATCCTAGATTATATATaggagtagatattgcatcctctttaggagtgtgattacttACGGCACACGTCAATTCCTAGAATGTAGGAACTTCAAGACATGTAGAAGATTTGCCTGATTCCATGCTGAATTAGATCCCATTGTCATGtagaacaagcatggtcattcTTAGCGAAGTCGTTTTAAATTTGCCCATTGCTCTCGAACATGATGATGGTGGCACCACTACTCTGTTACTCTAGCTCTGCTTGGAGCTGTTGAGTCCATAATTGGACTTCCGATGTAACTGTAGCATATCGGATGATGCGTTCATCAACATTGAAGAAGGGGAGATATTATCAGGCTCGATTGTTTGCGTGGTAAACGTGATTTCGGGGGAACCCTGTCCAAGCCCTCAGGCGGGTCGAAATGAAATGAGGTGGTTGTCTGAGCACTAGGATAAGATCCATATCTTTAAGCTTTCTTTATTGAAAACCAACTCAATCAAATAAGGAATCACAATCAAATCCAATCAAAGATACCATGAGATAAACCCaagatattatttaattaattatatcttTAGGATAATTCTCTCATCCATCCATTGGATGATACAGTTGACCAACTGGACGTTGACAGAGTGCATGGCAATCCTACACATGTGGCCAAATatctccctataaatactttATTCTATATGAAATTCTGTTAAGCTTTCGCTACATAGTTAAGTTgtaactctctttctctctctctcttttcagaGAAACTGATTTAGGCATCGAACATCCATTGACAAAATCCCCCCCCTCCTCACCTCCCTCCGTGGACATGTGGCTTTGGTAATTGATCAAAGgtatttaattgttttgtaggtacaaattcATATAGTGAATTTTTGCtatgctttcattgagagcttgATTTAATTCTCAAAGAAGCTCTCGCAATTCCTTTCAGAATTGACCcttctttgaatttttctaGCGCTCCCAATCCCTAAATTTTTAATTCCTTGATTTATGTGTGctagaaaaaggaaaacatgATTGGAAATGCTGAAACtatagaaaaaggaaaacatgGTTGGAAATGCTGAAACTATGATGAATGACACTCCCTATATGCCTGGGTTTGCACCCACTGACAAAAGTCATTTCATCGCAACGAAATGCAATGAATACCTGGCCAACGCACCAAATCTCCTTATTTGTGGTTCAGATCTTAACGCtaccttcatgaaagttgttcaTTAGCCCAACATCTATAATATATCCAAATTTCAGGAAGATCTAACGATGCAATCATTGCAGATATTCAAAATTCTGACCTAGTGTGCAATTTCCGCAGAAATATAGACAACCATGTTACGGGTGCTAAAACCCCATTTTTCGTAGCTTGGTTCAAAATAGTGGCTTCACGAAAATTGTTCGTCTAAGAGTTATAAGTTGTCCAAATTTCAGCTCCACCCTAGTATTAAAACCTCAAATAATTcgtgcagcagcagcagcctcTGCCGCGGCCCAACTCAAAAAAACAACACAAGCCCACGGTGAGTAGGAACACATGCCCACGACGCTGAGGCCCAGCTCGTAGCAGCAACACAACCCATGACGCTCCACAACACAAGCCCACAGGGAACCGGCCCAACTCGCAGCAGCAATGCAACCCAACATGATTAAACCCAAGTGCAAGCATAGCCGAACGACGCGAGTCTCGAAAACTAATTCCAAAGGCCCATTTCGCACGACAAAGCGCGTTGCAGCAGCCTAGGGCACGCTGCCTTCAGCGCAGGTCCAACCACGTAGGCCCATTCGGGCATGCCCTTGCCATCATCCCTCAGCGGTCGACCCGCTCCAGCCTGGACCCTTTTCATTTCAACTCACtcgtctctattcatttacgtGGGCATTATGATCATTGGGATAATTCATGTTTATCCAAGACTTGATCTTGGCAATTTCAATTCGTATAGGATGCAACCGAGACATCTACCTGATCTCTTCAAACGTCACTCGATTGGAATGATCCTGTTCATGGGCTGAAAGCTCATTGACCTGAACAATATCCATTGGATCAAGGTTTCTACCTCCCATCTTTTTTACGAAGAGAGAGAATATGGagatccaaaataaaaaatagtggtATTTGCTTGAAACAACGTAATGGAGGTagtcaattaatttttttcagaaAGATTCTTTATTGGATAAAGTAtaagaaaaatagaaatattCTAAATCATGGCTATCAACTCGACCCTTTTCGATCCACGTTATCATTTCAGGCCCAAACAGATCCTAAAATGTTCATGTGCTTCCACCTATGTCTGTCCGGCCCAAGTGTTTGATATGACTCTGGTTTGATTTCATTGGTAAGTCAACCACTATGCATAGTCCCTCCAAAAGTATACATTTCGGACGGCAACCGGCGATGTTGGTTAGGTACATTGAAGAAAATATCAACGCACAATTTTGTTGGATCTTTGTTTTGGAAACAGTCTCATCCTTTTGTCTTGTTATTTTGTCACATGCTTCCTAAGctttagaaaatgaaaaaagtctgaataaaatttacaaagtcATTTTTCTCGATCGAAAGcataattaagttaattaatcctGACCAATtcttaatgaaaataagtagcTATCATCTTATAGATTggggtgtgttatccacacatcttttttacttctcatacactccttattaatttatgtcctttgatatttttcaattcatttgatccgacagctgaaaattaaaagagtatgtgaaaagtaaaaaggatCGTATGCATATCACACCTTATAGATCACTCAATACCGGCAAGCCGACCACCAAACATCACACCAATGAATTTGTTAAATCTTCACCCACATTCCCAGCCAAATATACAGACAAAACACAAATCCTGCACTGAATCGTCACGTTACAAGTACACGTCCCGTTTCACATTAGTCCAGAGTAATGTTAGAGTAATCATAATTTCGAAATATATCCTATTAAATTTGATTGTAAGAAGTAATGTGGGTTTGTGCTCCAAATGTCACACCTTTAGCGAAAATGAAGCTCCAAATGTCACACTCTAGcgaaaatatattgttgtattaaaaaaaagttaactgATGCTTAACTTGCAGTTGGAGTATGCACGTGTAATTTGGTGTAATATATTTTGTGAATTAGAATTTAAGAAAGAACACTGcctgcttcttctttttttaatggaattagCCCGTCATATGATACATCAATTTAAGCatcagttaatttttttttttttttaatagaacaATATATTTCTGCAATGTGTGTGACATTTGgagctaagccacacaatgagtAAGCCATAATAATTTGTTATAGAGTGTTATTCACAAGAGTTGAACTTAAGATCTCCCAactgaagaggaatatcattaaaTCGTAGTACTACGTAGAAACATCAGTTAAATgttaaatataataattaattctagggtaaattacataataccCCCCCAGGTTTGAGGATTATTAAAACcccatacaacatctttaaaacatttcactttcatacctgatatactattttatttcaaaacaaTACATCCGTTAGATTTTTCATTCATTGGtctattaaatgctgacgtggctgtcACATTTGTGCTAATGTAtcgccacgtggcaaaaaaatatttttttatacattaaaaatattataatattaaccctattaaaattataaaataaaaataaaaataaaaaaaataaaaaataaaaaacctagaAAAACCCAAACCTAGAAATCCTTCCCTCCAACCCTACATCCCACCCCCACCCCTTACCCATCTTTTCCTTCCCGTCCGTCTATCCCCTCCAGCCCTCCATCCCCTCCACCAGAGCACCCCTTAGCACGGgtcccacctctctctctctctccctccctccctccctctctttcGCAGAGCACCCCTTAGCACGGGTCccaccactctctctctctctctctctctccctccctctctctttctcccagAAATCATTCCCCGCAACCCCACatcccacccccacccccacccccttaCCCATCTCTTCTTTCCTGTCCATCCATCCGAACTTCGATGACCTCCTCCTCTTTGACCCTTCCAACCTCGACCTCTCTTGCCTCACCTCTTCCAACCTCCTACCATGTTTCTGGAGTTCGACGACTCCTCGGGGGGCCAACCACCCAACCCCTTCTCCTCGACCCCCAAGCCCACCGCTTCCTTCGACTCCACCGCCATTGCTGCCCACCTTCAGAGCTTCTCCGTCGACTCTGACTTTTTCGACAGCCTAGGTAGGACTCTCTACGAGTTAGGGGGTTAGGTTATTAGGGTTTCAAAGTGGGGATTTTCTAAATGGGTTGGTTGGTGGGTAGAATTAGGTATGGAAATGCTTCAATGGGGATGAACCGCGGGTTGAGCGGTGGATTTTGTAAATGGGAGTTGTAGAGAGGTGAAGGGGAAGGAAGGGGATCTAGGCTCGAGTTTttctggttttatttatttatttatttaattttaaatatggttaatattataatattttttatgtatagaaaattatttttttgccacatgacagccacatcagcacaaatgtggcaaccacgtcagcatttaacagaccaatagatggaaaatctaacgaaggtattattttgaaataaagtagtacatgaggtatgaaagtgaaatgttttaaagatgttgtatgagattATAATAAACCTCAATCCTGAAGGGGTATTATGTAATTGAACCTTAATTCTGTTACTACACATAAAAATCCGTTGTTTATATATGGTAAAGAAAATATGATCAGAAAATGTTGGCTTCAATAATTTGTGATACAGTATTTGAGTAAGAGCAGTTGAGAAGAATATCCTTAGATGGAATTGACTTGGTtatttacctacataataagAACAAGTCTTGAATTAGGACAAGCATATAGTTGAACTCAACTTATGCCTCTCCATCCAAATAAGCATGCATCCCCCTTCCTGCTTTTCTTTATGAATACAGACCCTTCAACTATGGCTCTCTTCAATCCAATTTTCCACCTCCAAACACAAACTTTGCCCTCTTTTCTCTTCgacttctttctcttcctcttacTACTCGAAAATGCCAAGCCATTCTCCTTCAACATCTCCACTTTTGATACAAACGCAAAAGATATAACCTTCCAAGGTGATGCCTTCCCATCCAGAGGAGTCATTCAGCTCACAAAGAATCAAGTTGATGGTCTGCTGACTGAAAGTGCAGGTCGGGCCTCATTCGCTCAACCCATGCGCCTTTATGATGCCAGCACGGGGAGGCTCACTGACTTCACAACCCATTTCACCTTTGTCATAAAAGCCTTGAATGATACATACTATGGTGACGGCATATCTTTCTTCCTTGCACCATTTGATTCGAAAATCCCCGAAAATTCAACTGGGGGATACCTTGCTCTATTTAGCTCCGATTCTTCCTTCAACTCCACCAAAAATCAAATTGTTGCTGTAGAGTTTGACAGTTTTCAAAATAGTTGGGATCCAAGTCCTGATCACGTAGGGATCAATGTCAACTCCATTGTCTCAGTAGCCAACGTTTCGTGGAAAACTACCATGAAAAATGGATCAGTAGGAAATGCATGGGTAAGTTATAACTCTAGCTCCCATAATTTAAGTGTGTTCTTAACATATTCCAAAAATCCAAAGTTCAGCACTGGAAATTCTAGTGTTTCGTATATAGTTGATTTGAGCAAGGTTTTGCCGGAGTTAGTAAGCGTCGGTTTTTCTGCTGCCACGGGTGCATGGGTGGAAGTACACAACATTCTGTCTTGGTCATTTAGTTCAACCCTAGAGATCAGTAGTAATAATGaagcagaaagaaaaataagaattgGGGTTAGTTTAGGAGCGGGATTCGGTCTTTTGAGTTGTGGGTTATATCTATTTTGGTTcatctcttggagaagaagggCTAAGAAGATAAATGAGGCATATGATATGTCCATGGATGATGAATTTGACAAGGGAACTGGGCCTCGGAGGTTCACTTACCGTGAATTAAGTCACGCAACAAACAACTTTTCCGAGAGAGGCAAGCTTGGAGAGGGAGGATTTGGAGGAGTCTACATGGGTTTGCTAACTGAATCAAACACAGAAGTGGCTGTGAAGAGAGTATCCAGAGGATCAAAGCAGGGTAAAAAAGAGTACATAGCGGAAGTGAGGATCATCAGTCAATTGAGACACAGAAACTTGGTGCAGCTCATTGCTTGGTGTCATGAACAAGGTGAGTTCCTTCTGGTCTATGAGCTTATGCCAAATGGAAGCCTTGATTCCCACCTGTTTGGAATGAAGTTCCATCTCACTTAGACAGTGAGGCACAAAATAGCCCTTGGCTTAGCATCGGCACTTTTGTATCTTCACGAGGAGTGGGAACAATGTGTGGTGCATAGAGATATAAAGTCAAGCAATGTGATGttagattcaaatttcaatgCCAAGCTTGGAGATTTTGGGCTTGCAAGGCTTGTAGACCATGGCTTGGGTTCACAAACAACTGTATTAGCAGGCACCATGGGGTATCTAGCCCCAGAGTGTGTGACGGATGGAAGGGCTAGTAAAGAATCCGATGTCTATAGTTTTGGGGTAGTTGCCCTAGAAATTAGCTGTGGAAGAAGGCCCGTCGAAGCAAAGGAGGAACCGAGCAAGGTAAGGCTGGTGGAGTGGGTTTGGGATCTGTATGGAAATGACCAAATACTTGAAGCTGTTGATAAACGATTGAATATGGAATTTGATGAGCAGCAAATTGAGTGCTTGATGATAGTAGGGTTATGGTGTTGCCATCCTGATCCTACCTTTAGGCCTTCTATTAGGCAAGTGATTAATGTTCTCAATTTCAAGGCCCCCATGCCAAGCCTGCCTTCGAAGTTGCCAGTGCCAATGTACTTTGCACCTGAATTGAGTATGTGTAGGTTCTCCTATACGTCTAACCTCACCGGATCATCAGTAAAAGATCAAACTCAGTGTTTGTCTAGCAGTTGCACTACCTAAAATTCATCACAGTCAGCCGGCTCTTCGAAGGCTTTATTGAATTCGCACACAGCCGTTGTGTAGTGATGTGCCTCGATtaaccttttccttttctttttaattttttgtttgatttctttcttGTCCATGGTTAAGAGCAGGAATTCTTGTGCTTTCTGTTGTTTTCGTTTATAGAAAGAGTTAGCTTATTTGGatatttggtaagttatttttatgttgttaattaaaaaaacttgtATGAACGGTGGACCATGTAGTTTAGATCAATTTGAGCTTTGaacttttattgatatatttCAGGTTTCAGTTTAGAGTAATACCAATTTATGATACTTTTCTACTGAATTATTTTAAACTATGTTATAGAGATCTTTCTTGAGATTATAACAAGAACCATGTTCTACTAATATACTTTTCCTTTCAGGACAAAAAACAGAGTAATATCTTTCGTCACGACGGTTGTTTGACCATGTCACGCAAGTCCTCCTCATATTTTAGGCatgtcatgttttaattgattagctTAAGAACTATTCGGTGTTCGGCGTAGTACATGATCATAATATTCTCCAACTTAATAGTTTTGTTTATTAGACATACAATATTCCATACTTCtctaatatataaataaaggaaaattaaaattaggtGTAAGAAAGGAGGACACTATCTTAGTCAATTGACATAATTCCATACACCTTTCTAATTTAACAGAATATAGTTCaagcaatgtttttttttttgttaaccaAGCATTGTTATATTGGGAAAAGTTGACTACATTCTAAACAAAAAAACGATACTCTTATCACATATTTGTACCATTATTTATACAATTTTTCTAATAGAAAGGAGACATACATGTGTTGATATGTcttatctctattagagagatgatacaaataataatacaaatatgTAGTAAACGTTGCATTCCTCTGTTCTGAACTAGTTTGTTGACCCAGTCATTTAACTTTTAGAATACAAATCTGTATTGGAATAATCACCCAGCTTTATTGTCCTAGTCCAATTTTCAAAGCCCTCAGGTTCGTTTTCGTCGAACTCTGTTGCTTCCTTTGCCTTGATTCTATCTGAAACAGTCTAATATTGCCAACTTGTGCATTCAAAACAGAAATATTTTAAGCGGGCTGAGCCTTGCAAACAGCTAGTACTGCAATGGTGAGTGGAATTTGACTATTCAATCCCCTCGTGGGTTCGAAACTTGTGCTTGTCAACAaccctttctatttttttttcaaaaaaaaaaaaaccttaaccTTGGTGGTCAAATTACAGAAGGTATATATGTTTAatacttttgttaatttaatttggaccaccaccatagcatcAACTGTATGATCAAATAATGTTGAACTAACACTTGTACCTCTCCCGATTATAAATGAATTAATTCCCAGTGGGGTAAACCTCCTGTCCTGTGAGATATATTGGTGATGACAATGTTTGACAACTTTGGCCTGCAGATGTTTGAATTTCGACATTTTGGTAACGAGAGTTTCATCGGAATTCTTGACATCCATATGTCCATTTGGTTTGCTCTTTCTTACTATTCTTTTGTCTCACATGAGTTCAACAAGCTATACTGGATTTGGAAGTCCACCTCATCTCATTCTTTGAGGGTCTGCAACCCTTTGGACATGATATTAGACCTATATGTTAACTATATTGAAATATTTGAGAATCGAAAAGAAAATGGAGAAGAAAGAGTAACTGAGAAAGATGAACTAGAGAgaatttaaagagaaaaatatgAGACTTGTATATTGACTGAAAATAATGATGATCACACATTGCTTTTATAATAGAAAGTTTAACAACTCTAACCAAACAATAACAAACTTGCTAACTGTATTGCTAACTTGTACAACTATT is a window from the Pyrus communis chromosome 16, drPyrComm1.1, whole genome shotgun sequence genome containing:
- the LOC137719850 gene encoding L-type lectin-domain containing receptor kinase IX.1-like, which encodes MLDSNFNAKLGDFGLARLVDHGLGSQTTVLAGTMGYLAPECVTDGRASKESDVYSFGVVALEISCGRRPVEAKEEPSKVRLVEWVWDLYGNDQILEAVDKRLNMEFDEQQIECLMIVGLWCCHPDPTFRPSIRQVINVLNFKAPMPSLPSKLPVPMYFAPELSMCRFSYTSNLTGSSVKDQTQCLSSSCTT
- the LOC137721384 gene encoding lectin 7-like; the encoded protein is MALFNPIFHLQTQTLPSFLFDFFLFLLLLENAKPFSFNISTFDTNAKDITFQGDAFPSRGVIQLTKNQVDGLLTESAGRASFAQPMRLYDASTGRLTDFTTHFTFVIKALNDTYYGDGISFFLAPFDSKIPENSTGGYLALFSSDSSFNSTKNQIVAVEFDSFQNSWDPSPDHVGINVNSIVSVANVSWKTTMKNGSVGNAWVSYNSSSHNLSVFLTYSKNPKFSTGNSSVSYIVDLSKVLPELVSVGFSAATGAWVEVHNILSWSFSSTLEISSNNEAERKIRIGVSLGAGFGLLSCGLYLFWFISWRRRAKKINEAYDMSMDDEFDKGTGPRRFTYRELSHATNNFSERGKLGEGGFGGVYMGLLTESNTEVAVKRVSRGSKQGKKEYIAEVRIISQLRHRNLVQLIAWCHEQGEFLLVYELMPNGSLDSHLFGMKFHLT